DNA from Prunus dulcis unplaced genomic scaffold, ALMONDv2, whole genome shotgun sequence:
TCTAGGAAAATCGATTGCTAGCTTCCCCTTGCCTAAACACCATGTCGATGACTGCTTCTAATTTTTCTACAGAGGTCCCCTAGCGACTTATCCATGTGCTTAGATCATTGCTACCCGGATTATTTGACTTTGGACCCTGCTAGCGTCCCCACACTAGAGACCAAGGAAGAACGACAAGAACTTTGGGCAAGTATCTTAATCAGTCGAGATCTTCCTTATGGCCTTACATTGAACAAAGGGAACCATTACCCTTGCGGCTGCGAGGTTTACTATCCTGCTGCCGTTGGTAGTCAGATGGGTTTTATTCAGGGTGTTCCATCTCCCATGGTTGACTCCCACAACTATTTTTCCTCATGGAAAGTGTCTTTTAAGAAAACAAGCGAGGTGAATTTCGTGGTGAACTTTAATCGTGAGCTGGCCAAAGTTTTTAACTTCCAAACCCCCGACCCTGAATTTGGCTTCACCGAATCCTTCAAGGCTTGCTGGAGAAAAATATCAGCCACTTGGTTTTCCTTACCTCCTGACGTCCATATGGAGAGGATCTTCTAGGGTTGCGCTTGCTCTTCCCCTTATTACAGTTTTAAGCAAGGTAAACTTTTAGTCAtcactttatattttatatgctAGTCTTATTAGTCTACCAACATCTTCACCTCTTACAGCCACAAAAGAGGCAAGTGCCAACTCTAGTCATAGTCAGGGTGAGAAAAGGTCACTTCCCTCCACCCAAGGTAAGCCAACTTTTGTTGGACTTCTGGCCATTTCCCATTTAATCTTGGATTTTTTAGAAGCTAATATTTCCGATGTTTTCTTCCAGATGTTGGGGAGGATCAGAACTCCTCTGGCTACGATGTTGAGATTCCACTAGCCGATGACATCATCATTGCTCGACCGAGAAAGATCCCGAGCAACCCATTGCCCCCAGGTAtgatatgtttttttatttattttttattttaaataataataagactTTGCCCTTATACGCTTGAGTAGGATAGTAAAGCAACCCAATCCACTCACTTGACCATGGCCCCTCACTCAACAGTTTCTTCTTCGGCCATTCCGATaagtttcattttcactacATTTCCTACTCTATTCCTAGTATTTTTTAACTTGTGGTTTAAATGTAGGAATTTCAGAATCACATATTTGAGACTAAAGTTGGTGGACATACCACTACTTCTGAGGCTAAAGTTGAGGTAAGCTTCTTTGGCCCATCTCAGTCTAATTTCCATacttagattttttttaatatttatttaaattttgtttggcAAATTCAGACGGAGGTTGTCAGTGTCAACCCTTCCACCAACCCAGATCGTCATGGCAGAGCCTCAACAAGTCACCCAGCCATCAAGAAGTCGCGAGGTTGATCGCGGAGTCATTGATGACTCGTCCCACATTCCAGATCATCAGGTAATTTTGGACTCTCAATTTcattgaatttttatatacGATAACCTACCCCTGGTCCCGTTATTAAAACTTTGAACCATTTTAGGTGGTTTCTCTTAGTCTTCAGACCATCTCGATTGACCCCACGACAATTAAAGAGGAAGTTCAAATTTTACCAGATCAGTGCTCAGATCCCCGAGACCCAAACCGACCATTCCACAGATGGTCGAATTCTTCAGGTAATCCCACAtacttcattatttttacatattcCAAAGCCTTTcgaaaatttatattttctcactTTGGTGAATGTTGTGGATTATCAGACTATTTCGGCCGATCAGACTGCCAATGTCAGTGATGTACTTCCGGCCATCCCAGTCACATTGAGCGACGAGCCTGAATCACAGATCCCTCAACCGTCATCAGATGTGTCCACACCTATTCTGACAGATCAGCCACATGAGGTATGTCTTGACATCTTGCTTTTCCATGTTTAAATATTATCCCAACTCATCTGATCTCATGCTAGGTTGGAGAACCTATTATGCCGGATCTCTCTTATGTCCGGGCATGTATAGCTAGAGCTTTGGTTGAGAGTGGCAGTGAGCAACCACGATCAACAGACCAAGATGACCTTATTCAGTCACTTATGGACCATGTAAGCATCACTTGCCAATCCATTTGAttcatttttctataatttgGAACTTCTGGTATTCATATAATCTAATTGGAAGGCCCCTGGCAATATCTTTGCTTATCTTGATCAGTGGGATGCTTCTACCATTACTGCGGAGGCTTCCACCCGTCATGCCACTTCTTCAACTGTGGCTGGGGTGTTTCCAAATCCTACAGCTGAGGCCCTACTTCGATCCTACAGAAAGACCGAGATTGCATATCCTTGGCCGATCAGGATGAGAGAGACAAGGTCAAAGCCGCTATTGAGGCA
Protein-coding regions in this window:
- the LOC117613145 gene encoding uncharacterized protein LOC117613145 — translated: MTRPTFQIIRWFLLVFRPSRLTPRQLKRKFKFYQISAQIPETQTDHSTDGRILQTISADQTANVSDVLPAIPVTLSDEPESQIPQPSSDVSTPILTDQPHEVCLDILLFHV